From Tripterygium wilfordii isolate XIE 37 chromosome 13, ASM1340144v1, whole genome shotgun sequence, the proteins below share one genomic window:
- the LOC120013821 gene encoding glycerol-3-phosphate dehydrogenase [NAD(+)] GPDHC1, cytosolic-like isoform X1, producing MVGCMENMNAGVYSNGSIQNINGLEERLDELRRLIGKADGDPLRIVGVGAGAWGSVFAALLQDSYGQFREKVQIRIWRRPGRAVDRATAEHLFEVINSREDVLRRLIRRCAYLKYVEARLGDRTLYADEILKDGFCLNMIDTPLCPLKVVTNLQEAVWDADIVVNGVPSTETREVFEEISHYWKERITMPIIISLAKGIEAALEPVPHIITPTKMINRATGVSMENILYLGGPNIASEIYDKEYANARICGTEKWRKPLAKFLRQPHFTVWDNSDLVTHEVMGGLKNVYAIGAGKLRYQNMISPCLLPFGNFCIHSNSCLVFSGMVAALTKESATSKSVYFAHCTSEMIFITHLLAEEPEKLAGPLLADTYVTLLKGRNAWYGQMLAKGEISRDMGDSISGKGMIQGVSAVGAFYELLSQSCFSILHPGENKPVAPVELCPILQTLYKVLISREQSSQAILQALRDETLNDPRERIEIAQSHAFYRPSLLGQT from the exons atGGTTGGTTGTATGGAGAATATGAATGCTGGTGTATACTCAAATGGGTCAATTCAGAACATTAATGGTTTGGAAGAGAGGCTCGACGAGCTTAGGCGCCTTATTGGCAAGGCTGATGGTGATCCGCTGAGGATTGTGGGTGTTGGAGCTGGTGCTTGGGGAAGTGTATTTGCTGCTTTGCTACAAGATAGCTATGGTCAGTTCAGAGAGAAGGTTCAAATCAGGATATGGAGGAGGCCCGGGAGGGCAGTTGACAGAGCAACAGCGGAGCATCTGTTTGAAGTAATTAATTCGAGGGAGGATGTCCTGAGGAGGTTGATAAGGCGTTGTGCTTACTTGAAATATGTTGAGGCGAGGCTTGGTGATAGGACTCTTTATGCAGACGAGATTTTGAAGGACGGATTTTGCTTGAACATGATTGACACACCTCTTTGTCCTTTGAAGGTTGTCACTAATTTGCAAGAAGCAGTTTGGGATGCTGATATTGTGGTTAATGGTGTGCCATCTACTGAAACACGTGAGGTCTTTGAAGAGATTAGTCATTATTGGAAGGAGAGGATCACAATGCCCATCATCATCTCTTTGGCAAAGGGTATTGAGGCGGCACTTGAACCTGTTCCCCATATAATAACACCGACGAAAATGATTAACCGAGCAA CTGGAGTATCTATGGAAAACATACTTTACCTTGGAGGACCTAACATTGCCTCAGAGATTTACGACAAGGAATATGCTAATGCCCGAATATGTGGAACTGAAAAGTGGAGGAAGCCTCTTGCAAAGTTTCTCCGGCAACCCCATTTCACTGTATGGGACAACAGTGATCTTGTCACTCATGAAGTCATGGGTGGTCTGAAGAATGTATATGCCATTGGAGCTGGTAAGTTGCGGTACCAGAACATGATTTCTCCATGCCTTTTGCCTTTTGGCAACTTCTGTATACACTCAAATTCTTGTTTGGTTTTCTCAGGAATGGTAGCAGCTCTTACCAAGGAGAGTGCTACCAGCAAATCAGTATATTTTGCACATTGTACATCGGAGATGATATTCATCACTCATCTACTGGCTGAAGAACCTGAAAAGCTTGCAGGGCCTTTGCTGGCTGACACTTATGTAACCTTATTGAAAGGTCGTAATGCATGGTATGGACAAATGTTAGCAAAGGGAGAAATAAGCCGAGATATGGGTGACAGCATCAGCGGCAAAGGAATGATACAG GGTGTCTCTGCAGTGGGTGCTTTCTATGAACTTCTGAGTCAGTCATGCTTTAGTATATTGCATCCTGGTGAAAACAAGCCTGTGGCCCCTGTTGAGCTATGTCCCATCTTACAGACACTGTACAAAGTACTGATATCAAG GGAACAATCATCGCAAGCTATACTGCAAGCGCTGAGGGATGAGACGTTGAATGATCCCCGGGAACGCATAGAGATTGCACAGAGCCATGCTTTCTACAGGCCCTCACTTCTTGGCCAAACTTGA
- the LOC120013821 gene encoding glycerol-3-phosphate dehydrogenase [NAD(+)] GPDHC1, cytosolic-like isoform X2: MVGCMENMNAGVYSNGSIQNINGLEERLDELRRLIGKADGDPLRIVGVGAGAWGSVFAALLQDSYGQFREKVQIRIWRRPGRAVDRATAEHLFEVINSREDVLRRLIRRCAYLKYVEARLGDRTLYADEILKDGFCLNMIDTPLCPLKVVTNLQEAVWDADIVVNGVPSTETREVFEEISHYWKERITMPIIISLAKGIEAALEPVPHIITPTKMINRATGVSMENILYLGGPNIASEIYDKEYANARICGTEKWRKPLAKFLRQPHFTVWDNSDLVTHEVMGGLKNVYAIGAGMVAALTKESATSKSVYFAHCTSEMIFITHLLAEEPEKLAGPLLADTYVTLLKGRNAWYGQMLAKGEISRDMGDSISGKGMIQGVSAVGAFYELLSQSCFSILHPGENKPVAPVELCPILQTLYKVLISREQSSQAILQALRDETLNDPRERIEIAQSHAFYRPSLLGQT; encoded by the exons atGGTTGGTTGTATGGAGAATATGAATGCTGGTGTATACTCAAATGGGTCAATTCAGAACATTAATGGTTTGGAAGAGAGGCTCGACGAGCTTAGGCGCCTTATTGGCAAGGCTGATGGTGATCCGCTGAGGATTGTGGGTGTTGGAGCTGGTGCTTGGGGAAGTGTATTTGCTGCTTTGCTACAAGATAGCTATGGTCAGTTCAGAGAGAAGGTTCAAATCAGGATATGGAGGAGGCCCGGGAGGGCAGTTGACAGAGCAACAGCGGAGCATCTGTTTGAAGTAATTAATTCGAGGGAGGATGTCCTGAGGAGGTTGATAAGGCGTTGTGCTTACTTGAAATATGTTGAGGCGAGGCTTGGTGATAGGACTCTTTATGCAGACGAGATTTTGAAGGACGGATTTTGCTTGAACATGATTGACACACCTCTTTGTCCTTTGAAGGTTGTCACTAATTTGCAAGAAGCAGTTTGGGATGCTGATATTGTGGTTAATGGTGTGCCATCTACTGAAACACGTGAGGTCTTTGAAGAGATTAGTCATTATTGGAAGGAGAGGATCACAATGCCCATCATCATCTCTTTGGCAAAGGGTATTGAGGCGGCACTTGAACCTGTTCCCCATATAATAACACCGACGAAAATGATTAACCGAGCAA CTGGAGTATCTATGGAAAACATACTTTACCTTGGAGGACCTAACATTGCCTCAGAGATTTACGACAAGGAATATGCTAATGCCCGAATATGTGGAACTGAAAAGTGGAGGAAGCCTCTTGCAAAGTTTCTCCGGCAACCCCATTTCACTGTATGGGACAACAGTGATCTTGTCACTCATGAAGTCATGGGTGGTCTGAAGAATGTATATGCCATTGGAGCTG GAATGGTAGCAGCTCTTACCAAGGAGAGTGCTACCAGCAAATCAGTATATTTTGCACATTGTACATCGGAGATGATATTCATCACTCATCTACTGGCTGAAGAACCTGAAAAGCTTGCAGGGCCTTTGCTGGCTGACACTTATGTAACCTTATTGAAAGGTCGTAATGCATGGTATGGACAAATGTTAGCAAAGGGAGAAATAAGCCGAGATATGGGTGACAGCATCAGCGGCAAAGGAATGATACAG GGTGTCTCTGCAGTGGGTGCTTTCTATGAACTTCTGAGTCAGTCATGCTTTAGTATATTGCATCCTGGTGAAAACAAGCCTGTGGCCCCTGTTGAGCTATGTCCCATCTTACAGACACTGTACAAAGTACTGATATCAAG GGAACAATCATCGCAAGCTATACTGCAAGCGCTGAGGGATGAGACGTTGAATGATCCCCGGGAACGCATAGAGATTGCACAGAGCCATGCTTTCTACAGGCCCTCACTTCTTGGCCAAACTTGA
- the LOC120013820 gene encoding uncharacterized protein LOC120013820 isoform X3, giving the protein MEEDAMSEKSCIQVSRILITKADTEINELEKDLVSLQSELAWFEYEEWSEICCGALRERIDDLNISIRSLRDKDKNDIEVHLLVHTEPIATIHEILNAFLTKYLEEKDKQEQQSNDKEVIDSSSHTTVHATELLDDSSKVSDSCSGVTQKEGVKEFGDNPAEHYKISRISPEPQEKKTSNAQTDKPVSPDIKDSSTDSLKSATDDKNLLSNFHSKSTGNVEAEELSTISEENGIVKDFSLKLANEKRRILETVKFQPGIMHASEHVVNHSNKEKSLNNSFMKIKNEEMEEDNSIHALNAAAANIDLGENAKSTNAYENSSPDALRCATGLNGRKGNSDSGLVAFRQADREQNLAEGGKSDMDEKVKNVALKAAWKCYVQKQRMEEPNVTQTNIMISSNLSSKKEGKKKPRLSDKVRETGLTSAEHSAFSFLPQLQDQWGETASKLPQRGKRKPELLGMQMAKIAANDKKYDLTASNSQGQKMQKSITAGDLDGMVMKRLMQPVRLDSKEHGAVLENAVLHPEKKRKKDSISAMKVEEFSVQMDCSSSTRTAIGRAVKEEPLTPNSFSVGDVDAEDVKQFPSDANDLRRLKMDDLKAIAKQLNLTRYYKLKKGALVELLTSKLGSC; this is encoded by the exons ATGGAGGAAGATGCTATGAGTGAGAAATCTTGCATACAAGTGTCAAGGATATTGATAACAAAAGCAGATACTGAAATCAATGAACTTGAAAAAGATCTGGTATCCCTTCAAAGTGAACTAGCTTGGTTTGAATACGAAGAGTGGTCTGAAATATGCTGTGGTGCCCTGAGAGAAAGGATTGATGACCTTAATATTTCAATAAGAAGTTTGAGGGATAAGGATAAGAATGATATTGAGGTTCATTTACTTGTTCATACAGAACCTATAGCTACTATACACGAGATACTGAATGCTTTTCTGACAAAGTACCTCGAAGAGAAAGACAAACAG GAACAGCAGAGCAATGACAAAGAAGTTATTGACTCTAGCTCACATACTACGGTACATGCAACTGAACTTTTGGATGATAGCAGTAAAGTAAGTGATAGTTGTTCAGGTGTCACTCAGAAGGAGGGGGTAAAAGAATTCGGGGATAATCCCGCAGAGCATTATAAAATCTCACGTATCTCTCCAGAGcctcaagaaaagaaaacaagtaaTGCTCAAACAGATAAG CCTGTGAGCCCTGACATCAAAGATTCCAGCACAGATTCTTTGAAATCGGCAACAGATGATAAGAATTTATTGAGCAACTTCCATTCAAAGAGCACCGGAAACGTGGAAGCAGAAGAACTGAGTACGATTTCTGAAGAGAATGGAATCGTCAAAGATTTTTCTCTGAAACTTGCCAACGAGAAGAGGCGTATTCTAGAAACAGTTAAATTTCAG CCTGGCATTATGCATGCTTCAGAGCATGTGGTTAACCACTCCAATAAGGAGAAAAGCTTGAACAATTCTTTTATGAAGATTAAAAATGAGGAAATGGAAGAAGACAACTCGATACATGCACTGAATGCTGCCGCAGCGAATATTGATCTCGGGGAAAATGCCAAG TCTACAAATGCTTATGAAAACAGTAGTCCAGATGCTTTAAGATGTGCAACTGGGCTCAATGGAAGGAAAGGAAACTCTGATTCTGGGTTAGTTGCTTTCAGACAGGCTGACAGGGAGCAAAACCTAGCAGAAGGTGGAAAATCTGATATGGATGAAAAAGTTAAGAATGTAGCTTTAAAAGCTGCATGGAAATGTTATGTCCAGAAACAAAGAATGGAGGAACCAAATGTTACTCAAACCAATATTATGATTTCTTCAAATTTATCCTCAAAGAAAGAAGGGAAGAAAAAGCCTCGACTGAGTGATAAGGTCAGAGAAACTGGCTTGACAAGTGCAGAACATTCTGCTTTTAGTTTTCTTCCGCAGTTGCAAGATCAGTGGGGGGAAACTGCAAGCAAACTTCCGCAGAGAGGGAAAAGAAAACCTGAGTTGCTTGGAATGCAAATGGCAAAAATTGCTGCTAATGACAAGAAGTATGACTTGACGGCTTCAAATTCACAAGGACAAAAGATGCAGAAGAGTATTACAGCTGGAGATTTGGATGGGATGGTCATGAAGAGATTAATGCAGCCAGTTCGACTTGATTCCAAAGAGCATGGTGCTGTTCTTGAAAATGCAGTTTTGCacccagaaaagaaaagaaagaaggacTCAATCAGTGCCATGAAGGTTGAAGAGTTCTCTGTTCAAATGGACTGCTCAAGTTCTACCAGGACTGCAATTGGTCGGGCTGTTAAGGAGGAGCCTTTAACCCCCAATTCTTTCTCAGTTGGCGATGTAGATGCAGAGGATGTGAAGCAATTTCCTTCGGATGCAAACGACCTAAGGAGATTGAAAATGGATGATCTGAAGGCCATAGCGAAGCAACTAAACCTGACTAGGTATTACAAGCTTAAGAAAGGTGCGCTCGTTGAACTACTAACCAGCAAACTAGGAAGTTGCTAA
- the LOC120013820 gene encoding uncharacterized protein LOC120013820 isoform X1, with amino-acid sequence MDYDPWDLWGPSFYPASPERSHCSQNEWQCDFYFGYGTDVMEEDAMSEKSCIQVSRILITKADTEINELEKDLVSLQSELAWFEYEEWSEICCGALRERIDDLNISIRSLRDKDKNDIEVHLLVHTEPIATIHEILNAFLTKYLEEKDKQEQQSNDKEVIDSSSHTTVHATELLDDSSKVSDSCSGVTQKEGVKEFGDNPAEHYKISRISPEPQEKKTSNAQTDKPVSPDIKDSSTDSLKSATDDKNLLSNFHSKSTGNVEAEELSTISEENGIVKDFSLKLANEKRRILETVKFQPGIMHASEHVVNHSNKEKSLNNSFMKIKNEEMEEDNSIHALNAAAANIDLGENAKSTNAYENSSPDALRCATGLNGRKGNSDSGLVAFRQADREQNLAEGGKSDMDEKVKNVALKAAWKCYVQKQRMEEPNVTQTNIMISSNLSSKKEGKKKPRLSDKVRETGLTSAEHSAFSFLPQLQDQWGETASKLPQRGKRKPELLGMQMAKIAANDKKYDLTASNSQGQKMQKSITAGDLDGMVMKRLMQPVRLDSKEHGAVLENAVLHPEKKRKKDSISAMKVEEFSVQMDCSSSTRTAIGRAVKEEPLTPNSFSVGDVDAEDVKQFPSDANDLRRLKMDDLKAIAKQLNLTRYYKLKKGALVELLTSKLGSC; translated from the exons ATGGATTATGATCCCTGGGATCTTTGGGGTCCATCATTTTATCCAG CTTCACCTGAGAGAAGTCATTGCTCACAAAATGAATGGCAATGCGACTTCTACTTTGGTTATGGGACTG ATGTGATGGAGGAAGATGCTATGAGTGAGAAATCTTGCATACAAGTGTCAAGGATATTGATAACAAAAGCAGATACTGAAATCAATGAACTTGAAAAAGATCTGGTATCCCTTCAAAGTGAACTAGCTTGGTTTGAATACGAAGAGTGGTCTGAAATATGCTGTGGTGCCCTGAGAGAAAGGATTGATGACCTTAATATTTCAATAAGAAGTTTGAGGGATAAGGATAAGAATGATATTGAGGTTCATTTACTTGTTCATACAGAACCTATAGCTACTATACACGAGATACTGAATGCTTTTCTGACAAAGTACCTCGAAGAGAAAGACAAACAG GAACAGCAGAGCAATGACAAAGAAGTTATTGACTCTAGCTCACATACTACGGTACATGCAACTGAACTTTTGGATGATAGCAGTAAAGTAAGTGATAGTTGTTCAGGTGTCACTCAGAAGGAGGGGGTAAAAGAATTCGGGGATAATCCCGCAGAGCATTATAAAATCTCACGTATCTCTCCAGAGcctcaagaaaagaaaacaagtaaTGCTCAAACAGATAAG CCTGTGAGCCCTGACATCAAAGATTCCAGCACAGATTCTTTGAAATCGGCAACAGATGATAAGAATTTATTGAGCAACTTCCATTCAAAGAGCACCGGAAACGTGGAAGCAGAAGAACTGAGTACGATTTCTGAAGAGAATGGAATCGTCAAAGATTTTTCTCTGAAACTTGCCAACGAGAAGAGGCGTATTCTAGAAACAGTTAAATTTCAG CCTGGCATTATGCATGCTTCAGAGCATGTGGTTAACCACTCCAATAAGGAGAAAAGCTTGAACAATTCTTTTATGAAGATTAAAAATGAGGAAATGGAAGAAGACAACTCGATACATGCACTGAATGCTGCCGCAGCGAATATTGATCTCGGGGAAAATGCCAAG TCTACAAATGCTTATGAAAACAGTAGTCCAGATGCTTTAAGATGTGCAACTGGGCTCAATGGAAGGAAAGGAAACTCTGATTCTGGGTTAGTTGCTTTCAGACAGGCTGACAGGGAGCAAAACCTAGCAGAAGGTGGAAAATCTGATATGGATGAAAAAGTTAAGAATGTAGCTTTAAAAGCTGCATGGAAATGTTATGTCCAGAAACAAAGAATGGAGGAACCAAATGTTACTCAAACCAATATTATGATTTCTTCAAATTTATCCTCAAAGAAAGAAGGGAAGAAAAAGCCTCGACTGAGTGATAAGGTCAGAGAAACTGGCTTGACAAGTGCAGAACATTCTGCTTTTAGTTTTCTTCCGCAGTTGCAAGATCAGTGGGGGGAAACTGCAAGCAAACTTCCGCAGAGAGGGAAAAGAAAACCTGAGTTGCTTGGAATGCAAATGGCAAAAATTGCTGCTAATGACAAGAAGTATGACTTGACGGCTTCAAATTCACAAGGACAAAAGATGCAGAAGAGTATTACAGCTGGAGATTTGGATGGGATGGTCATGAAGAGATTAATGCAGCCAGTTCGACTTGATTCCAAAGAGCATGGTGCTGTTCTTGAAAATGCAGTTTTGCacccagaaaagaaaagaaagaaggacTCAATCAGTGCCATGAAGGTTGAAGAGTTCTCTGTTCAAATGGACTGCTCAAGTTCTACCAGGACTGCAATTGGTCGGGCTGTTAAGGAGGAGCCTTTAACCCCCAATTCTTTCTCAGTTGGCGATGTAGATGCAGAGGATGTGAAGCAATTTCCTTCGGATGCAAACGACCTAAGGAGATTGAAAATGGATGATCTGAAGGCCATAGCGAAGCAACTAAACCTGACTAGGTATTACAAGCTTAAGAAAGGTGCGCTCGTTGAACTACTAACCAGCAAACTAGGAAGTTGCTAA
- the LOC120013820 gene encoding uncharacterized protein LOC120013820 isoform X4, whose translation MDYDPWDLWGPSFYPASPERSHCSQNEWQCDFYFGYGTDVMEEDAMSEKSCIQVSRILITKADTEINELEKDLVSLQSELAWFEYEEWSEICCGALRERIDDLNISIRSLRDKDKNDIEVHLLVHTEPIATIHEILNAFLTKYLEEKDKQPVSPDIKDSSTDSLKSATDDKNLLSNFHSKSTGNVEAEELSTISEENGIVKDFSLKLANEKRRILETVKFQPGIMHASEHVVNHSNKEKSLNNSFMKIKNEEMEEDNSIHALNAAAANIDLGENAKSTNAYENSSPDALRCATGLNGRKGNSDSGLVAFRQADREQNLAEGGKSDMDEKVKNVALKAAWKCYVQKQRMEEPNVTQTNIMISSNLSSKKEGKKKPRLSDKVRETGLTSAEHSAFSFLPQLQDQWGETASKLPQRGKRKPELLGMQMAKIAANDKKYDLTASNSQGQKMQKSITAGDLDGMVMKRLMQPVRLDSKEHGAVLENAVLHPEKKRKKDSISAMKVEEFSVQMDCSSSTRTAIGRAVKEEPLTPNSFSVGDVDAEDVKQFPSDANDLRRLKMDDLKAIAKQLNLTRYYKLKKGALVELLTSKLGSC comes from the exons ATGGATTATGATCCCTGGGATCTTTGGGGTCCATCATTTTATCCAG CTTCACCTGAGAGAAGTCATTGCTCACAAAATGAATGGCAATGCGACTTCTACTTTGGTTATGGGACTG ATGTGATGGAGGAAGATGCTATGAGTGAGAAATCTTGCATACAAGTGTCAAGGATATTGATAACAAAAGCAGATACTGAAATCAATGAACTTGAAAAAGATCTGGTATCCCTTCAAAGTGAACTAGCTTGGTTTGAATACGAAGAGTGGTCTGAAATATGCTGTGGTGCCCTGAGAGAAAGGATTGATGACCTTAATATTTCAATAAGAAGTTTGAGGGATAAGGATAAGAATGATATTGAGGTTCATTTACTTGTTCATACAGAACCTATAGCTACTATACACGAGATACTGAATGCTTTTCTGACAAAGTACCTCGAAGAGAAAGACAAACAG CCTGTGAGCCCTGACATCAAAGATTCCAGCACAGATTCTTTGAAATCGGCAACAGATGATAAGAATTTATTGAGCAACTTCCATTCAAAGAGCACCGGAAACGTGGAAGCAGAAGAACTGAGTACGATTTCTGAAGAGAATGGAATCGTCAAAGATTTTTCTCTGAAACTTGCCAACGAGAAGAGGCGTATTCTAGAAACAGTTAAATTTCAG CCTGGCATTATGCATGCTTCAGAGCATGTGGTTAACCACTCCAATAAGGAGAAAAGCTTGAACAATTCTTTTATGAAGATTAAAAATGAGGAAATGGAAGAAGACAACTCGATACATGCACTGAATGCTGCCGCAGCGAATATTGATCTCGGGGAAAATGCCAAG TCTACAAATGCTTATGAAAACAGTAGTCCAGATGCTTTAAGATGTGCAACTGGGCTCAATGGAAGGAAAGGAAACTCTGATTCTGGGTTAGTTGCTTTCAGACAGGCTGACAGGGAGCAAAACCTAGCAGAAGGTGGAAAATCTGATATGGATGAAAAAGTTAAGAATGTAGCTTTAAAAGCTGCATGGAAATGTTATGTCCAGAAACAAAGAATGGAGGAACCAAATGTTACTCAAACCAATATTATGATTTCTTCAAATTTATCCTCAAAGAAAGAAGGGAAGAAAAAGCCTCGACTGAGTGATAAGGTCAGAGAAACTGGCTTGACAAGTGCAGAACATTCTGCTTTTAGTTTTCTTCCGCAGTTGCAAGATCAGTGGGGGGAAACTGCAAGCAAACTTCCGCAGAGAGGGAAAAGAAAACCTGAGTTGCTTGGAATGCAAATGGCAAAAATTGCTGCTAATGACAAGAAGTATGACTTGACGGCTTCAAATTCACAAGGACAAAAGATGCAGAAGAGTATTACAGCTGGAGATTTGGATGGGATGGTCATGAAGAGATTAATGCAGCCAGTTCGACTTGATTCCAAAGAGCATGGTGCTGTTCTTGAAAATGCAGTTTTGCacccagaaaagaaaagaaagaaggacTCAATCAGTGCCATGAAGGTTGAAGAGTTCTCTGTTCAAATGGACTGCTCAAGTTCTACCAGGACTGCAATTGGTCGGGCTGTTAAGGAGGAGCCTTTAACCCCCAATTCTTTCTCAGTTGGCGATGTAGATGCAGAGGATGTGAAGCAATTTCCTTCGGATGCAAACGACCTAAGGAGATTGAAAATGGATGATCTGAAGGCCATAGCGAAGCAACTAAACCTGACTAGGTATTACAAGCTTAAGAAAGGTGCGCTCGTTGAACTACTAACCAGCAAACTAGGAAGTTGCTAA
- the LOC120013820 gene encoding uncharacterized protein LOC120013820 isoform X2, with protein MDYDPWDLWGPSFYPASPERSHCSQNEWQCDFYFGYGTDVMEEDAMSEKSCIQVSRILITKADTEINELEKDLVSLQSELAWFEYEEWSEICCGALRERIDDLNISIRSLRDKDKNDIEVHLLVHTEPIATIHEILNAFLTKYLEEKDKQQSNDKEVIDSSSHTTVHATELLDDSSKVSDSCSGVTQKEGVKEFGDNPAEHYKISRISPEPQEKKTSNAQTDKPVSPDIKDSSTDSLKSATDDKNLLSNFHSKSTGNVEAEELSTISEENGIVKDFSLKLANEKRRILETVKFQPGIMHASEHVVNHSNKEKSLNNSFMKIKNEEMEEDNSIHALNAAAANIDLGENAKSTNAYENSSPDALRCATGLNGRKGNSDSGLVAFRQADREQNLAEGGKSDMDEKVKNVALKAAWKCYVQKQRMEEPNVTQTNIMISSNLSSKKEGKKKPRLSDKVRETGLTSAEHSAFSFLPQLQDQWGETASKLPQRGKRKPELLGMQMAKIAANDKKYDLTASNSQGQKMQKSITAGDLDGMVMKRLMQPVRLDSKEHGAVLENAVLHPEKKRKKDSISAMKVEEFSVQMDCSSSTRTAIGRAVKEEPLTPNSFSVGDVDAEDVKQFPSDANDLRRLKMDDLKAIAKQLNLTRYYKLKKGALVELLTSKLGSC; from the exons ATGGATTATGATCCCTGGGATCTTTGGGGTCCATCATTTTATCCAG CTTCACCTGAGAGAAGTCATTGCTCACAAAATGAATGGCAATGCGACTTCTACTTTGGTTATGGGACTG ATGTGATGGAGGAAGATGCTATGAGTGAGAAATCTTGCATACAAGTGTCAAGGATATTGATAACAAAAGCAGATACTGAAATCAATGAACTTGAAAAAGATCTGGTATCCCTTCAAAGTGAACTAGCTTGGTTTGAATACGAAGAGTGGTCTGAAATATGCTGTGGTGCCCTGAGAGAAAGGATTGATGACCTTAATATTTCAATAAGAAGTTTGAGGGATAAGGATAAGAATGATATTGAGGTTCATTTACTTGTTCATACAGAACCTATAGCTACTATACACGAGATACTGAATGCTTTTCTGACAAAGTACCTCGAAGAGAAAGACAAACAG CAGAGCAATGACAAAGAAGTTATTGACTCTAGCTCACATACTACGGTACATGCAACTGAACTTTTGGATGATAGCAGTAAAGTAAGTGATAGTTGTTCAGGTGTCACTCAGAAGGAGGGGGTAAAAGAATTCGGGGATAATCCCGCAGAGCATTATAAAATCTCACGTATCTCTCCAGAGcctcaagaaaagaaaacaagtaaTGCTCAAACAGATAAG CCTGTGAGCCCTGACATCAAAGATTCCAGCACAGATTCTTTGAAATCGGCAACAGATGATAAGAATTTATTGAGCAACTTCCATTCAAAGAGCACCGGAAACGTGGAAGCAGAAGAACTGAGTACGATTTCTGAAGAGAATGGAATCGTCAAAGATTTTTCTCTGAAACTTGCCAACGAGAAGAGGCGTATTCTAGAAACAGTTAAATTTCAG CCTGGCATTATGCATGCTTCAGAGCATGTGGTTAACCACTCCAATAAGGAGAAAAGCTTGAACAATTCTTTTATGAAGATTAAAAATGAGGAAATGGAAGAAGACAACTCGATACATGCACTGAATGCTGCCGCAGCGAATATTGATCTCGGGGAAAATGCCAAG TCTACAAATGCTTATGAAAACAGTAGTCCAGATGCTTTAAGATGTGCAACTGGGCTCAATGGAAGGAAAGGAAACTCTGATTCTGGGTTAGTTGCTTTCAGACAGGCTGACAGGGAGCAAAACCTAGCAGAAGGTGGAAAATCTGATATGGATGAAAAAGTTAAGAATGTAGCTTTAAAAGCTGCATGGAAATGTTATGTCCAGAAACAAAGAATGGAGGAACCAAATGTTACTCAAACCAATATTATGATTTCTTCAAATTTATCCTCAAAGAAAGAAGGGAAGAAAAAGCCTCGACTGAGTGATAAGGTCAGAGAAACTGGCTTGACAAGTGCAGAACATTCTGCTTTTAGTTTTCTTCCGCAGTTGCAAGATCAGTGGGGGGAAACTGCAAGCAAACTTCCGCAGAGAGGGAAAAGAAAACCTGAGTTGCTTGGAATGCAAATGGCAAAAATTGCTGCTAATGACAAGAAGTATGACTTGACGGCTTCAAATTCACAAGGACAAAAGATGCAGAAGAGTATTACAGCTGGAGATTTGGATGGGATGGTCATGAAGAGATTAATGCAGCCAGTTCGACTTGATTCCAAAGAGCATGGTGCTGTTCTTGAAAATGCAGTTTTGCacccagaaaagaaaagaaagaaggacTCAATCAGTGCCATGAAGGTTGAAGAGTTCTCTGTTCAAATGGACTGCTCAAGTTCTACCAGGACTGCAATTGGTCGGGCTGTTAAGGAGGAGCCTTTAACCCCCAATTCTTTCTCAGTTGGCGATGTAGATGCAGAGGATGTGAAGCAATTTCCTTCGGATGCAAACGACCTAAGGAGATTGAAAATGGATGATCTGAAGGCCATAGCGAAGCAACTAAACCTGACTAGGTATTACAAGCTTAAGAAAGGTGCGCTCGTTGAACTACTAACCAGCAAACTAGGAAGTTGCTAA